The following are encoded in a window of Paenibacillaceae bacterium GAS479 genomic DNA:
- a CDS encoding Hemolysin, contains CBS domains, which produces MDGSSIGLNLGLVALLICFTAFFVATEFAIIRIRPSRVNQLVVEGRKGALAVQKVTSNLDGYLSACQLGITITALGLGWLGEPTVEEILHPLFNQFQLNDNLAGILSFLIAFLFVTYLHVVVGELAPKTWAIQKAEFISFMVARPIIWFHRILYPFIWLLNGSANALVRLFGLHAVSEHEDAHSEEEIQIILSESLQSGKINNTEYGYVSRIFAFDEMVAREIMVPRTDMVCLYTNHSREENFAVIQKEQYTRFPVASESKDNIVGMINTKQLFLTYHEDPEFNFRDLIHPVVSVPESIPVKQLLKRMQQERVHIAMLVDEYGGTSGLITIEDILEEIVGEIRDEFDEDERRDVEKLEENCYLLDGKVSLDELGVLTQHDFDNEDTDTVGGWLYTRLQAPKPGVRYEHDNLTFIIRETTKNRIRKVELIIHTDDEISSAEAQAQAQTQVQAGVNEESTT; this is translated from the coding sequence ATGGACGGTAGTAGTATAGGGTTGAATTTGGGTTTGGTTGCATTGCTGATTTGCTTCACTGCCTTCTTCGTGGCGACGGAATTCGCTATTATCCGGATTCGCCCCAGCCGTGTCAACCAGCTGGTCGTAGAGGGGCGCAAAGGCGCTTTGGCCGTGCAGAAAGTGACGAGCAATCTGGACGGATACCTGTCTGCCTGTCAGCTTGGGATAACGATTACCGCGCTCGGCCTCGGCTGGCTAGGCGAGCCAACGGTAGAAGAAATCCTGCATCCGCTATTTAACCAATTTCAGCTTAACGACAATCTGGCCGGTATCCTGTCCTTTCTCATTGCCTTTCTGTTCGTGACTTATTTGCATGTTGTAGTTGGTGAGCTCGCACCTAAAACCTGGGCGATCCAAAAAGCCGAATTTATCAGCTTTATGGTTGCAAGGCCGATCATCTGGTTTCACCGCATTCTTTATCCATTCATCTGGTTGCTCAACGGTTCCGCTAACGCTTTGGTCCGCCTGTTCGGCCTGCATGCTGTCAGCGAGCATGAAGATGCCCACTCAGAAGAAGAAATTCAGATCATTCTGAGCGAGAGTCTTCAGAGCGGTAAGATCAACAATACCGAGTATGGCTATGTTAGCCGAATCTTTGCTTTTGATGAAATGGTCGCTCGCGAGATCATGGTTCCACGTACCGACATGGTTTGTCTATATACGAACCATTCCCGTGAAGAGAATTTCGCCGTCATCCAAAAAGAGCAATATACCCGCTTCCCCGTTGCCTCCGAGAGTAAAGACAATATCGTGGGCATGATTAATACGAAGCAGCTTTTCCTGACGTACCATGAAGATCCAGAATTCAATTTCCGTGATCTGATTCATCCGGTTGTATCTGTACCTGAGAGCATTCCCGTCAAGCAGCTTCTCAAGCGCATGCAGCAAGAACGTGTACACATTGCCATGCTTGTAGATGAATACGGCGGAACTTCCGGTTTGATTACAATCGAGGACATTCTTGAAGAGATCGTCGGCGAGATCCGCGACGAATTCGATGAAGACGAGCGGCGCGATGTCGAGAAGCTTGAAGAGAACTGTTATCTGCTGGACGGCAAGGTTTCACTCGACGAGCTCGGCGTTCTGACCCAGCATGATTTTGATAACGAAGATACCGACACGGTCGGTGGCTGGCTCTACACCCGCCTGCAGGCTCCTAAACCAGGCGTTCGCTATGAACATGATAACCTGACCTTCATCATCCGCGAAACGACCAAAAACCGCATTCGCAAAGTGGAGCTCATTATTCATACAGATGACGAAATTTCTTCGGCTGAAGCGCAAGCTCAGGCTCAGACGCAAGTACAAGCCGGAGTGAACGAAGAGTCTACAACTTAA
- a CDS encoding Uncharacterized conserved protein YybS, DUF2232 family has protein sequence MKTGGKSILWSVAALLLLLSIGVPLLNVLTVTLLMVPYVVLYTTLPKGMFFAHLIPVWIIAFFMVGPAPLIVGLFFLVPAIVMGHYYRTDKPVRSRMTAVLVSIVAIVLLELLVFDAVLDLSVIGALQDQIRSVANTVASEPAVSSLWTPEMIDQLVESTVQVIPQALLLSAFMLTAVAQYISRRALSSYGINVKGLPPAHEWRVPRLLVTYYLIALLLQLIVPAGDDSFMTTALVNLVPLLRFVFTVQAIGFFFFLAHEKRWPKGVPIFIGFLLLLFPPLSLIGVLDAAFPIRKSFQKP, from the coding sequence TTGAAAACCGGTGGTAAATCCATCCTGTGGAGCGTTGCCGCTCTCTTGCTGCTGCTCTCGATAGGAGTGCCGCTGCTCAATGTGCTTACAGTCACCTTGTTGATGGTGCCTTACGTGGTGTTATACACTACTTTGCCCAAGGGCATGTTTTTCGCCCACTTGATTCCAGTATGGATCATTGCATTTTTTATGGTCGGCCCGGCTCCATTAATTGTTGGACTCTTTTTCCTCGTACCCGCTATAGTCATGGGTCATTATTATCGAACCGATAAGCCGGTACGTTCCAGGATGACTGCTGTACTGGTCAGCATCGTCGCCATCGTACTGCTTGAATTGCTCGTTTTTGATGCCGTGCTGGATCTGTCTGTCATTGGCGCGCTGCAGGATCAAATCCGATCTGTAGCCAACACGGTCGCAAGCGAGCCTGCCGTAAGTAGTTTGTGGACACCGGAAATGATCGATCAATTAGTAGAGTCCACGGTACAAGTCATCCCTCAGGCGTTGCTGCTGTCTGCTTTCATGCTTACGGCGGTTGCCCAATATATATCTAGGAGGGCATTGTCTTCCTACGGCATCAATGTGAAGGGACTTCCGCCTGCGCATGAATGGCGGGTTCCGCGTTTGCTTGTCACGTATTATCTGATTGCTTTACTGCTGCAACTGATCGTTCCTGCAGGGGATGACTCGTTTATGACGACAGCGCTGGTCAATCTGGTTCCACTGCTGCGGTTCGTGTTCACGGTGCAGGCTATAGGCTTTTTCTTCTTCCTGGCGCATGAGAAGCGATGGCCGAAGGGTGTGCCGATTTTTATTGGCTTCCTGCTGCTCCTGTTCCCGCCTCTTAGCTTGATCGGGGTACTGGATGCGGCGTTCCCGATTCGCAAATCGTTCCAGAAACCTTGA
- a CDS encoding CBS domain-containing protein produces MNIAFFLLPKAEVITLTLEATLRQTLEKMEHHRYTAVPILDQHGAYAATVTEGDLLWFMKNANLNFDQTNRVRLAEVPMRVNLKPVRIDANMEDLISLAKVQNFVPVVDDMNRFIGIVRRSDIIDYCAEGLFRGEEESAVGRD; encoded by the coding sequence ATGAATATTGCTTTTTTCCTCCTTCCTAAAGCAGAAGTGATTACGTTGACCCTGGAGGCTACGCTGCGTCAAACGCTAGAGAAGATGGAGCATCATCGTTACACAGCGGTGCCGATATTAGATCAACACGGCGCCTATGCAGCGACCGTGACAGAAGGCGATTTGCTCTGGTTCATGAAAAACGCGAACTTAAACTTTGATCAGACAAATCGGGTTAGACTTGCGGAGGTCCCAATGCGGGTAAATCTAAAGCCAGTTCGCATTGACGCCAACATGGAGGATCTGATTTCACTGGCTAAGGTGCAAAACTTCGTGCCCGTTGTGGATGACATGAATCGCTTCATCGGTATTGTGCGTCGTAGCGATATTATCGATTATTGCGCGGAAGGCCTGTTCCGCGGTGAAGAAGAATCGGCCGTCGGCCGGGACTAA
- a CDS encoding transcriptional attenuator, LytR family, whose protein sequence is MKPKKSRARRIWTWTASIMAVLLILGAAGYYNRTTLALWGFDMFLASDVKKKLESSYKPIDSKPPTEKVNYTKANPYSVLLLGVDARDAEQGRSDTMMYTVVRPTDGSILMVSIPRDTYTEIVGRGKEDKITHAYAFGGAKMAVDTVENLLGNEVDYYAAVNFNGFKALIDAMGGISLPVEKDLVNDDPGHEKFVVKAGQDKYMGRDALNFVRYREDAGGDLSRTERQQTFVEAIMDEASGMSSWPRIPEYVGIMGENFATDIPPSDMIEMAKAMLQGNNRAIYTHTLQGEGGRHSDTGAWYYFADKEDVEKSKQLIIDWMNPDKTMADLTGTGGATQKDTLDAAEDVKSLNQVVTTSSVGSDK, encoded by the coding sequence ATGAAGCCAAAAAAATCACGTGCCCGCCGGATTTGGACGTGGACTGCTTCTATTATGGCGGTACTGCTCATTCTCGGTGCAGCCGGGTATTATAACCGGACGACTTTGGCCCTTTGGGGATTCGACATGTTCCTGGCCAGTGACGTGAAGAAAAAACTCGAATCATCTTATAAACCGATTGACAGCAAGCCACCTACAGAAAAGGTAAATTACACAAAAGCCAATCCCTACTCCGTGTTGTTGCTTGGAGTAGATGCCCGCGATGCGGAGCAAGGTCGTTCCGACACGATGATGTATACCGTAGTTCGTCCCACTGATGGCTCAATTTTAATGGTGTCGATTCCGCGCGATACGTATACGGAAATTGTCGGAAGGGGTAAGGAAGATAAAATTACCCATGCCTATGCATTCGGTGGAGCCAAAATGGCGGTAGACACAGTGGAGAATCTGCTCGGCAACGAGGTGGATTACTATGCAGCCGTCAACTTTAACGGTTTTAAGGCGCTGATCGACGCGATGGGCGGTATTTCCCTGCCAGTTGAGAAGGATCTGGTCAATGATGATCCGGGTCATGAGAAATTTGTCGTTAAAGCCGGACAAGATAAATATATGGGAAGGGATGCTCTGAACTTTGTCCGTTACCGTGAGGATGCCGGTGGTGATCTCAGCCGCACGGAGCGTCAACAAACCTTTGTAGAAGCTATTATGGATGAAGCTTCAGGCATGTCTTCTTGGCCGCGTATTCCGGAGTATGTCGGTATCATGGGAGAGAACTTCGCGACGGACATTCCTCCAAGCGACATGATTGAGATGGCCAAGGCGATGCTTCAAGGCAATAATCGGGCGATCTACACGCATACCCTCCAAGGTGAGGGCGGCAGACATAGCGACACAGGGGCCTGGTATTATTTTGCAGATAAAGAGGATGTCGAAAAGAGCAAACAGCTCATTATTGACTGGATGAATCCAGATAAAACAATGGCGGATCTGACCGGCACCGGGGGGGCGACCCAAAAGGATACGCTGGATGCCGCAGAAGACGTAAAGAGCTTGAACCAGGTGGTAACCACTTCATCTGTGGGCTCGGATAAATAG